Proteins encoded within one genomic window of Psilocybe cubensis strain MGC-MH-2018 chromosome 2, whole genome shotgun sequence:
- a CDS encoding Aspartic protease, whose amino-acid sequence MGLAFDTIASTGAIPFWQTLATNNQLSSQEMAFWLQRADPNGPAQGTSAGGVFTLGGTNSSLFTGEIDFQNMPSNTKPSFWLQTLSAVTVNGQSIPVTPGDSAISAIDTGTTLIGGPSADVAAIWAAVPGSAPATGENIGSYTFPCKTQVSVTLSFGGKTWPINPQDMNRGQLSQGSPLCVGSIFDLSAGTNIPPNSGNPSWVVGDTFLKNVYSVYRMNPPSVGFAQLSDAAGGSGSAPGIDGTSGTPGKKSSASMISPTSMAVLASSLVVFIASLL is encoded by the exons ATGGGTCTTGCCTTCGATACCATTGCAAGCACAGGAGCAATTCCATTCTGGCAGACTCTAGCCACCAACAACCAACTCTCGTCCCAGGAGATGGCGTTCTGGCTTCAGCGAGCTGATCCCAACGGACCAGCTCAAGGAACTTCAGCAGGAGGCGTGTTTACTTTAGGAGGAACTAACTCTTCTCTTTTCACTGGTGAAATCGATTTCCAAAACATGCCGAGCAACACCAAACCTTCCTTTTGGCTACAGACCCTCTCGG CTGTGACTGTCAACGGCCAGTCTATTCCAGTTACACCGGGAGACTCGGCGATCTCTGCTATTGACACTGGAACCACGCTCATTGGAGGTCCCTCCGCTGACGTTGCAGCAATTTGGGCCGCTGTTCCTGGATCTGCTCCAGCAACTGGTGAAAACATTGGGTCCTACACTTTCC CCTGCAAAACCCAAGTTTCCGTCACACTCTCTTTCGGCGGCAAGACATGGCCCATCAACCCTCAGGATATGAACCGTGGCCAACTTAGCCAAGGAAGCCCACTCTGCGTTGGCTCCATCTTCGATCTCAGCGCCGGTACTAACATTCCTCCAAACTCTGGTAACCCAAGTTGGGTCGTCGGTGATACCTTTTTG AAAAATGTATATTCCGTGTACCGAATGAATCCTCCGTCGGTTGGGTTTGCGCAGCTTTCTGACGCTGCCGGGGGCTCAG GTTCAGCTCCTGGAATTGACGGGACATCCGGGACACCGGGCAAGAAGA GTTCCGCTTCGATGATATCACCCACATCGATGGCTGTTCTGGCGTCATCGTTGGTCGTGTTCATTGCTTCACTGCTCTAG